From Staphylothermus hellenicus DSM 12710, a single genomic window includes:
- a CDS encoding nucleotidyltransferase domain-containing protein translates to MFRKGLNNIPEPFRTLVSRLLAELLRLFNGRLKSLVVYGSVARGDYRKDSDIDLLIIIEGLPRSRLERIRLFTKAESKLDELLDKLLDKGYAVSFSPIIKTPEEAVRISPIYLDMVEDAIIVYDENGFFEKILMGLKKKLEQLGAERVRLGKKWYWRLKKNYRFGEVISIE, encoded by the coding sequence TTGTTTAGAAAGGGCTTAAACAATATACCAGAGCCTTTTAGAACTCTTGTCTCGAGGCTTTTAGCTGAGTTGTTAAGATTATTTAATGGTAGGCTTAAGTCTCTTGTAGTTTATGGTAGTGTTGCACGCGGAGATTATAGAAAGGATAGTGATATAGATTTATTGATTATTATTGAGGGGCTTCCTCGTAGTCGTTTAGAGAGAATAAGGCTTTTCACCAAGGCTGAGTCGAAACTGGATGAATTATTGGATAAACTACTTGATAAAGGCTATGCAGTATCATTCTCACCTATAATTAAGACTCCAGAAGAAGCTGTAAGGATTAGTCCAATATATCTTGACATGGTTGAAGATGCAATCATAGTTTACGATGAAAATGGGTTCTTCGAGAAAATACTTATGGGTCTGAAGAAAAAACTAGAACAACTTGGCGCTGAACGTGTGAGGCTGGGAAAGAAATGGTATTGGAGGCTTAAGAAAAACTATAGGTTTGGAGAGGTAATAAGTATTGAATAA
- a CDS encoding HEPN domain-containing protein, with product MNNIALARSYIRQTKERIKHAGEALETGNYPYVIRQCQEAVELALKAALRIVGIEPPKWHDVGPVLRREKNRFPDWFQERIPELAYISRSLRKERETAMYGDEETGLPAEELYTLYDAEQALKQARTVLYLVEKLLREAQDKQ from the coding sequence TTGAATAATATTGCTCTAGCAAGATCATATATTAGACAGACAAAGGAGAGAATTAAACATGCAGGCGAAGCATTGGAGACAGGAAACTATCCATATGTTATTAGGCAATGTCAAGAAGCAGTTGAGCTAGCATTGAAAGCAGCATTAAGAATAGTAGGTATAGAACCGCCGAAATGGCATGATGTAGGACCCGTACTGAGGAGGGAAAAGAATAGATTTCCAGATTGGTTTCAGGAAAGAATACCTGAGCTAGCATATATTTCTAGGAGTCTAAGAAAGGAGAGGGAAACAGCAATGTATGGTGATGAAGAAACAGGTTTACCCGCTGAAGAACTATATACACTATACGATGCTGAACAAGCATTAAAACAAGCGAGAACAGTACTATATCTTGTAGAGAAGCTTCTGCGGGAAGCACAAGACAAACAATAA
- a CDS encoding MFS transporter: MDSHRWLTVMLDTLLIAVCLGTLTMMSVAKPEIMSFFGVDEKLYDLQYIAYAAGLFAAFFLGYTKLYEGGFKKDVLLAVSFAAIPQFLIPLIRWWSIVVILRFIQGFILSLIPLFSVQIAKYFLAERPLAKGIILSGIFWGGFLGAFTAGSLMQIVDWRTTFILTAILMYVMLIVWWIPAEDFTVIQKKREGDRTINVWKMKFTWIMGFTFFPAIWVIFTIAGFSASLGYSMGWTESQVSMVSGYLHMALAIWSIVFGYIGYRLSKRNISPRGLFRAIIIVMLISYALSFIGLLLYSYAMTTGNYVLASITVWVVGAIQGTGPAFWTTAPATYPEEIFPRASFALGVISNIPNIIAPTITELLAQISNILALSELTAMPLIGIIILVIALHAKLPIEEAEKTTSILID, translated from the coding sequence ATGGATTCGCATCGCTGGCTCACGGTTATGCTTGATACATTGCTTATAGCAGTTTGCCTAGGAACTCTTACCATGATGAGTGTTGCTAAACCCGAGATTATGTCCTTTTTCGGTGTTGACGAGAAACTATATGATCTACAATACATAGCCTATGCAGCCGGGCTCTTCGCAGCTTTTTTCCTCGGCTATACAAAATTATATGAGGGAGGCTTTAAGAAGGACGTATTATTAGCTGTGAGCTTTGCAGCTATCCCACAGTTCTTGATCCCCTTGATCAGGTGGTGGAGCATTGTTGTAATTTTAAGATTCATACAAGGATTCATTCTCAGCCTCATACCCTTATTTAGTGTACAAATCGCTAAATATTTTCTAGCCGAGAGACCCCTAGCTAAGGGAATAATATTATCAGGCATTTTCTGGGGAGGATTTCTAGGAGCATTCACTGCTGGATCCCTTATGCAAATAGTTGATTGGAGAACAACATTCATTTTAACAGCTATTCTAATGTATGTGATGCTTATAGTATGGTGGATTCCAGCAGAAGACTTCACAGTAATACAGAAAAAAAGAGAAGGAGATAGAACCATTAATGTTTGGAAAATGAAGTTTACATGGATCATGGGGTTCACGTTCTTCCCAGCTATATGGGTTATATTCACAATAGCGGGGTTCTCAGCATCTCTGGGATATAGTATGGGTTGGACAGAGAGCCAAGTATCCATGGTCAGCGGCTACCTTCACATGGCTTTAGCTATATGGTCAATAGTGTTCGGCTACATAGGTTATCGGTTGTCAAAGAGAAATATTAGTCCACGAGGACTATTTAGAGCAATAATAATAGTTATGCTTATATCTTACGCGTTATCATTTATAGGGCTGCTCCTATACAGCTACGCCATGACCACTGGAAACTATGTATTAGCATCGATAACAGTTTGGGTTGTTGGAGCAATACAGGGTACAGGACCAGCCTTCTGGACAACAGCACCAGCAACTTATCCCGAGGAAATATTCCCCAGAGCATCATTTGCACTAGGCGTAATATCCAATATACCAAACATCATAGCTCCAACAATAACAGAACTTCTAGCTCAAATATCAAATATTCTAGCATTAAGCGAGTTAACAGCAATGCCACTCATAGGAATAATAATTCTAGTAATAGCACTACATGCTAAGCTACCAATAGAAGAAGCAGAAAAAACTACTTCTATTTTAATAGATTAG